The proteins below come from a single Arthrobacter crystallopoietes genomic window:
- a CDS encoding DUF3040 domain-containing protein gives MTLSDYERQQLFLLEQQLRADDPALALTLSLAPAPAVPHRTLVAGWLLVLCGATAVLWGAYASFVGAAVVGLLFVAAGLYWAETPGSRKLRRM, from the coding sequence ATGACGCTTTCTGACTACGAGCGTCAGCAGCTGTTCCTGCTTGAGCAGCAGCTCAGGGCGGATGATCCGGCCCTGGCACTAACCCTGTCCCTCGCTCCGGCTCCGGCCGTTCCCCATCGCACCCTTGTAGCCGGTTGGCTACTGGTGCTTTGCGGAGCGACTGCGGTGCTGTGGGGAGCTTACGCCAGTTTCGTCGGAGCGGCCGTTGTCGGCCTGCTGTTCGTCGCGGCCGGTTTGTACTGGGCAGAGACTCCCGGCAGCAGGAAACTTAGAAGAATGTAA
- a CDS encoding DUF4383 domain-containing protein: MTASSGRVEARGNEKSNVQKAAMAVGAVFLLVGILGFIPGITTNYDQMSFAGHESESMLLGIFQVSILHNIVHLLFGIAGIAMAKSISGARNYLIWGGAIYLVLWLYGLIIGHETAANFIPVNTAVTWLHFVLGVAMIALGVLLTRNRSTVRHT; this comes from the coding sequence ATGACCGCATCATCAGGCCGCGTTGAAGCCCGCGGCAACGAGAAAAGCAATGTGCAGAAGGCTGCCATGGCCGTCGGGGCCGTATTCCTGTTGGTCGGCATTCTGGGGTTCATCCCCGGCATCACGACCAATTACGACCAGATGTCCTTCGCCGGCCATGAATCGGAGTCGATGCTTCTGGGCATATTCCAGGTCTCCATCCTCCATAACATCGTCCACCTGCTCTTCGGCATCGCCGGCATAGCCATGGCGAAGAGTATTTCGGGCGCCCGCAACTACCTGATCTGGGGCGGGGCCATCTACCTGGTCCTGTGGCTGTACGGCTTGATCATCGGGCACGAAACCGCCGCCAATTTCATCCCGGTGAACACCGCGGTTACGTGGCTGCACTTCGTCCTGGGCGTTGCGATGATAGCCCTCGGCGTTCTGCTCACCCGCAACCGCTCAACCGTCCGGCACACCTAG